In Chiroxiphia lanceolata isolate bChiLan1 chromosome 2, bChiLan1.pri, whole genome shotgun sequence, a single genomic region encodes these proteins:
- the LOC116782850 gene encoding nucleolus and neural progenitor protein-like, which produces MNLVGCLETLVELIPKKDTSEAHAECLVPSQPMLETVALKVLGGCKLILRLLDCCSKTFLLSIKHLCSKEFILLNTVALGLLSRLWIQYRCVLQTLMSLYDVLSTTLQLVSETQQMPYIKGFTFPSDISNFLGINLSSEVKKQKAKMLTTKKSTSWLKKLFPTMAEAVSEVGKKRNFVTCTTDVTNHSIPRPMDIGETVLVPRASRGKHLGIDVKSLLKPSRHPAQEGINIAINTF; this is translated from the exons ATGAATTTGGTGGGCTGCCTTGAAACTCTGGTAGAACTGATTCCTAA GAAAGATACATCTGAAGCCCATGCAGAGTGCTTGGTTCCCAGCCAGCCCATGCTGGAAACAGTGGCTCTGAAGGTATTGGGAGGCTGCAAGCTCATACTGCGTCTCTTGGACTGTTGCAGTAAAACTTTTCT CTTGTCCATTAAACATCTCTGCTCGAAGGAATTCATACTTCTGAACACGGTGGCTTTGGGGCTGTTGAGCCGGCTATG gaTTCAGTACAGGTGTGTATTGCAGACCCTCATGTCCTTGTATGACGTCTTGTCAACAACACTTCAGCTGGTATCTGAGACCCAACAGATGCCTTATATCAAGGGGTTTACCTTCCCTTCCGATATCAGTAACTTCCTTGGAATTAACCTATCTTCTGAGGTGAAGAAGCAAAAGGCTAAAATGcttacaacaaaaaaatctaccaGCTGGCTGAAGAAGCTCTTCCCAACAATGGCAGAGGCAGTATCAGAGgttggaaaaaagagaaattttgtaACCTGTACAACTGATGTGACAAACCATAGCATCCCACGCCCCATGGATATTGGAGAGACAGTTCTGgtgcccagagccagcagag gGAAGCACCTTGGGATTGATGTGAAGAGCTTGCTTAAGCCATCCAGACATCCAGCACAAGAG GGTATAAACATAGCAATCAACACCTTTTAA
- the LOC116782851 gene encoding transcription initiation factor TFIID subunit 13, with protein sequence MADEEEDVPFEEDAEDAGGGLDGGQGRRKRLFSKELRCMMYGFGDDQNPYTESVDILEDLVIEFITEMTHKAMSIGRQGRVQVEDIVFLIRKDPRKFARVKDLLTMNEELKRARKAFDEANYGS encoded by the exons ATGGCCGATGAGGAGGAGGACGTGCCC TTCGAAGAGGACGCGGAGGACGCCGGCGGGGGCCTGGACggcgggcagggcaggaggaagaggctgtTCTCCAAAGAGC TAAGATGCATGATGTATGGATTCGGGGACGACCAGAACCCTTACACAGAATCTGTGGACATTCTTGAGGACCTTGTAATAGAGTTTATCACAGAAATG ACACACAAGGCCATGTCAATCGGGCGGCAGGGCCGCGTACAGGTCGAGGACATTGTCTTTCTAATTCGCAAGGACCCCCGGAAGTTTGCCAGGGTTAAAGACCTCCTTACTATGAATGAAGAACTGAAACGAGCCAGAAAGGCCTTCGATGAAGCAAACTATGGATCTTGA